TACAGGTCGGCGGGCTGGGAGACGGTGGCGTCGATGTTCCCGGCGGCGATCTCCTTGAGCTCCTGCGGGATGCCGTCGTTGGAGACGATGAAGACGTGCTTGGGGTCGTCCGGCGGCACCAGCAGGTCGCGCTGCTTGAGCACCTGGAGTGTGCCGGCCAGCGCGAAGCTCGACTGCATGTACACACCCTTGACGTCCGGGTTGGCGGTGAGGACCGTCGAGAGCTTCTGCGAGGCGATCGCGCCGTCCCACTTGGTGGCCTCGCCGAAGACCTTGATGCCGGCGTAGTTGGCCTTCATGCACTCGTTGAACGCCTCGGTGCGGTCCCGGCCGTTGATGGAGGCGAGGTCACCCTGCAGCATGACGACCTTGCCCTTGCCCTGGAGCTTCTCGCCGAGGAACCGGCAGGCCTTCTCGCCGTAGGCCCGGTTGTCGGCGCGCACGACCATGAAGGCGTTGCCGGTGTCGGGCCGGGTGTCCACCAGGACCGCGGGGATCTTCTTGGCCTCCAGCTGCTGGAGCGTGGGGGCCACGGCGGCGGTGTCCTGCGGGGCCATCACCACGCTGCGCACCCCCTGGCCCATGAAGGTCTGCACGTTGGCGGTCAGCTTGGCGATGTCGTTCTGCGAGTTGGTGGTCTTGAGCTCCACACCGAGTTCTTCCGCGCTCTTGGGCACGTAACTGATGTAGGAGTTCCAGAAGTCGGTGTCGGAACGCGGGTAGTCCACGCCGATGACCGGCTTCTCCGGCGCGCCTGACGCGCCGGTGCCGCCGCCTCCGCCTGCGCCGCCGCCCCCGCCGCAGGCCGCGACCAGACACCCCGATATGGCCAGGGCCGCGACGAGCGCGAACCGTCTGCGTTCCATCGTCTCTCCTTTTGAAGCACCACGGTTGCCGTGCCGTCGCTGACCGCGCCGCACTCAGGCGGGCCCACTTCTCCCGGCGCGTGGAACTCCCGGAAGGATCGCCTTGGGGTCGCTCATCACCGACAGGACATGGGATGTCTTTCTATGACCTAACCCCGGCCGATGTCCAGACCCCTGTGGCAGAATCGCGAAAATGCTCCGCGATCTATGTCTTACCCCGGTCAGGCATCCGATGTATGCGGCTCTCACAAACGGAGAGCGGCGACGGAAAGGCCGCATGTCCAAGCCTCGCGGAGCGTCCTCCGACGCGCCTGAGCGGTCCCTGGAGGCCCGCGGGAGCGCAACGGGGCAGGCACGGCGCCCCATGGCCGTGAGGGTCGCCATGCGGGGGCACCGTGCCTGCGCGTGACGCCGGCGTCGCGGGAGGGTCGCGACGTGGCGCGCCTGACCGTTACGGGCTGGTGCAGGAGATGCCCGTCGGGGTGGCCGAGCCGTTGCCGTTGGCCGTGAAGCCGAACGTCGTCGATCCGCCGGCGGGGACCGAACCGTTGTACGCGGCGTTCTTCACCGAGATCGCGCCGCTGGTGCCGGTGTTCACGCCGTTCCACAGGCTGGTGATGCTCTGGCCGCTCGCCAGGGTCATCCGCACGGTCCAGCCGTTGATCGCGCCGTTACCCGCGACCGTCACCTCGCTCTGGAAGCCCGAGCCCCAGCTGTTGATCATCCGGTACGTCGCCGTGCATCCACC
The window above is part of the Sphaerisporangium rubeum genome. Proteins encoded here:
- a CDS encoding sugar ABC transporter substrate-binding protein; amino-acid sequence: MERRRFALVAALAISGCLVAACGGGGGAGGGGGTGASGAPEKPVIGVDYPRSDTDFWNSYISYVPKSAEELGVELKTTNSQNDIAKLTANVQTFMGQGVRSVVMAPQDTAAVAPTLQQLEAKKIPAVLVDTRPDTGNAFMVVRADNRAYGEKACRFLGEKLQGKGKVVMLQGDLASINGRDRTEAFNECMKANYAGIKVFGEATKWDGAIASQKLSTVLTANPDVKGVYMQSSFALAGTLQVLKQRDLLVPPDDPKHVFIVSNDGIPQELKEIAAGNIDATVSQPADLYAKWALSYAKDAAEGKTFQPGKTDHDSTIIQVREGLLEDQLSAPLVTSDGGTFGDIPSVKYDDKSLWGNNLS